In Humulus lupulus chromosome 7, drHumLupu1.1, whole genome shotgun sequence, the following are encoded in one genomic region:
- the LOC133792726 gene encoding MACPF domain-containing protein CAD1-like yields the protein MAEYFNKKSDISGNIPLGSFNSMFNFTGSWQVDAATTKSLAMVGYIIPLFTVKLEKPNLILREEVKRAVPYSWDPASLASFIENFGKHIVTSATIGGSDVVYIRQHQSSPLTGLDIENYVKDMGDHRFQDSNSQSTAGPLKYKDKDVTVIFRR from the exons ATGGCAGAGTACTTCAATAAGAAATCTGATATCTCAGGCAACATTCCCCTTGGAAGTTTCAATTCAATGTTCAATTTCACTGGTTCTTGGCAAGTTGATGCGGCAACTACCAAATCCCTTGCCATGGTTGGATACATAATTCCTCTTTTTACAGTTAAACTAGAAAAGCCAAATTTAATTTTGCGTGAGGAAGTTAAACGAGCTGTTCCTTATTCTTGGGATCCTGCATCATTGGCAAG TTTTATTGAGAATTTCGGAAAACATATTGTTACATCTGCAACAATTGGTGGAAGTGATGTAGTTTACATAAGGCAGCACCAGTCATCTCCTTTGACAGGATTAGATATAGAGAATTATGTAAAAGACATGGGTGATCATAGATTTCAGGACTCAAATAGCCAGTCAACCGCTGGCCCCTTAAAATACAAAGACAAG GATGTTACAGTAATTTTTAGAAGATGA